In a single window of the Anopheles cruzii unplaced genomic scaffold, idAnoCruzAS_RS32_06 scaffold03241_ctg1, whole genome shotgun sequence genome:
- the LOC128276956 gene encoding embryonic polarity protein dorsal-like, protein MPPLPTQRPYMEITEQPHPKALRFRYECEGRSAGSIPGVNTTADHKTFPSIQVHGYRGRAVVVVSCVAKEGPNHKPHPHNLVGKEHCRKGVCTVEINSTTMSYNFNNLGIQCVRKKDVDDALKLRQEIRVDPFRTGFAHAKEPGSIDLNAVRLCFQVFLEGQQRGRFTEPLAPVVSDIIYDKKAMSDLIICRLSDSTAPVCGGKEIILLCEKVVKEDIKVRFFEKKGNMT, encoded by the exons ATGCCACCGCTACCTACGCAACGTCCGTATATGGAGATCACCGAGCAGCCACATCCGAAGGCGCTACGCTTTCGCTATGAGTGCGAAGGTCGCTCAGCCGGATCGATTCCCGGTGTCAACACGACGGCCGATCACAAGACCTTCCCGAGCATACAGGTGCACGGATATCGTGGCAGAGCCGTGGTAGTCGTGTCTTGCGTGGCCAAAGAGGGCCCAAACCATAAACCTCATCCACACAATCTGGTCGGCAAGGAACACTGCAGGAAGGGTGTTTGTACCGTAGAGATCAACAGTACCACCATGAGCTACAACTTTAACAACCTCGGCATCCAGTGCGTTCGGAAAAAGGACGTCGACGATGCGCTCAAACTACGACAAGAGATCCGAGTCGATCCATTCCGAA CCGGATTCGCTCACGCCAAGGAACCGGGCTCCATCGACCTCAATGCCGTCCGGCTGTGCTTCCAGGTGTTTCTCGAGGGACAGCAGCGTGGCCGGTTCACGGAACCATTGGCGCCCGTCGTCTCGGACATTATCTATGACAAGAAGGCGATGTCGGATTTGATCATCTGCCGGTTGAGCGATAGCACGGCCCCGGTGTGTGGCGGCAAGGAGATCATCTTGCTGTGCGAAAAGGTCGTCAAGGAGGACATCAAGGTGCGGTTCTTCGAAAAGAAGGGCAACATGACG